The genomic interval GGACAAGGAGAACTACGAAAAGGCCAAGAAAAACGAGAAGGATTCCACCATTGTTGAGCATCAGCTAACCACCGATGGTGAGAAGTACTATAGCTACGGGTATAATACTAAGGAGGAGGATAATGTAGAAGAGGTAAAGAATAAGGACAACCGTAAGCCAGCTTACATTACATGGTCGCACGACTCGCGTTACTTCGCCATGGTTCGTACCGACCAGCGTAAGGTTAAGGATTTATGGGTGATCAAGAGTCTTAGCAATCCCAGGCCAACCCTGGAAACCTATAAGTACCACATGCCGGGTGAAAAGGAAGCCCCACAGGACGAGATACTCGTTTTTGATATGAATAATAGGGATAAGGTGATAAAACCCGATATCAAAGCATTTAAGGATCAGGATGTTTCAATCCTGAATTACCGTCGATTGGCCAGTGAGCGCGACGATGACTATGTCCCAACCCGATGGCTCTCCAAGTACAACGATAGGCTCTACTTCCAGCGTACATCGCGCGACCTCAAGCGGATTGATGTTTGCTATGTTGATATTAAAACCGGTGAGGTTAAAACGGTTATAGAGGAGCGCTTAAACACTTATATCGATTTCAATGGAATTGCGTTGATTAATAATGAAAAAGAGATTATTCACTGGTCGGAACGCGATGGTTGGGGGCATTTTTACCTATACGATAACCAGGGAAATCTCATAAGGCAGATAACCAGTGGGCCATTCCATTGTGAGCGCCTTGTTGGCTATAACGAAACCACCAAAACGCTGTTCTTCACCGCAAATGGACGTGAACCCAATGAGGATCCATACTACCTTCATCTGTATCGGATCGGTATTGATGGTACTGGCCTAAGGCTGCTGAATAAGGGTAATTTTGACCATTCCATCAGCATGGACGATAATCAGCAGTATATAGTGAACAACTATTCGCGGGTTAATACTGTTCCGGAGTCCAAATTGATTGATAATCAGGGCAACGATTTACTTTTCCTTGAAAAGGCTGATTTAACACTGCTATTCGAGGCTGGCTACAAATTCCCCGAGCCATTTACCGTTAAAGCTGCCGATGGCATTACCGATTTGTATGGCGTAATGTACAAACCTTTCGATTTCGATTCTACTAAACAATACCCCATTATCCTTTACGTGTACCCTGGCCCACAGACCGAGGCGGTGAATAAGTCGTTCTCCGTACGAATGGATAGAACCGATAGGCTGGCCCAGTTCGGATTTATAGTTATTACCGTTGGTAATCGGGGTGGACACCCTGCTCGTTCAAAGTGGTATCATAACTATGGCTATGGCAACCTGCGCAACTATGGCTTAGCGGATAAAAAGGCTGCAACTGAGCAGTTGGCATATCGACATAAATATATTGATATTAACCGTGTGGGTATTCATGGCCATTCAGGTGGCGGTTTTATGACTGCAGCAGCCATGCTCACTTTCCCCGATTTCTTTAAGGTTGGAGTGGCTAATGCTGGCAACCACGAGAATAACATCTACAACCGCTGGTGGAGTGAGAAACACCATGGCGTTAAGGAAATAGCCGATACGGCCGGCAATGTAACGTTTGAGTACAACATCGATAAGAACTCTGAAATTGCTAAGAACCTTAAAGGGCATCTACTTATTACTACTGGCGAAATAGACAATAACGTTCATCCGGGAAACACCATTAGGCTTGCCAATGCTCTGATTAAGGCCAATAAACGTTTCGATTTCTTCATGTACCCTGGCCAGCGACATGGCTATGGCGACATGACCGAGTACCATTTCTGGCTTACCGGCGATTACTTCTGCAAGCATTTGCTGGGCGATTACGACACGAGTATTGATATAACACCCATGAACAACGAAATAGAACGAAAATAAAAAAGGGGCTTTTGCCCCTTTTTTTCAACCTAACTTTTAACCTAAACCTATTGAAGTTAACAGAAATATTGCTGTAATCCATCCAGAAGCCTTTTCCAACGTTGTTCCTCGGTCATTGAGTAGTACTTTTGCTTTTCCTCCTGAATTTTACGCTGAACCTCTTCCTCCTTCTGGCGCTTAATTGACTCATAATGGTTTACCACTTTATCGCGAAGATATTTTTCCGCTACGGTAGGGAATAGCTCAAGCAGCAATTCTTCCTTCTCGTTCATGGCCAATTTCACATTCTCACCATATTCAGGGAACGCTGGGTTTGGCTGTTTTTTGTAGTTCGATGTGTCGTAAGGGGTCTCCTCGGCTACGCCGGCAATCTTCAAGCGGAATTGCGGG from Tenuifilum sp. 4138str carries:
- a CDS encoding S9 family peptidase, which gives rise to MKKLFLLLLAVMANVLLVISQPVHVTKANYDLPARFSPKKISKMVFSTSVDAHWLKKSTRFWYSFETPSGKSYYIVDPAKKSKSLLFDNVDMAAQLSRLTKEPFDAQHLPIQKIKFIKNETVIQFEVKSTLVDEDKTEDEENDMKQKKENKAKAKKDNKTYYFEYDLNTRKLTLLDDYKKPKENPEWANISPNGEYVVYSKNHNLYWMDKENYEKAKKNEKDSTIVEHQLTTDGEKYYSYGYNTKEEDNVEEVKNKDNRKPAYITWSHDSRYFAMVRTDQRKVKDLWVIKSLSNPRPTLETYKYHMPGEKEAPQDEILVFDMNNRDKVIKPDIKAFKDQDVSILNYRRLASERDDDYVPTRWLSKYNDRLYFQRTSRDLKRIDVCYVDIKTGEVKTVIEERLNTYIDFNGIALINNEKEIIHWSERDGWGHFYLYDNQGNLIRQITSGPFHCERLVGYNETTKTLFFTANGREPNEDPYYLHLYRIGIDGTGLRLLNKGNFDHSISMDDNQQYIVNNYSRVNTVPESKLIDNQGNDLLFLEKADLTLLFEAGYKFPEPFTVKAADGITDLYGVMYKPFDFDSTKQYPIILYVYPGPQTEAVNKSFSVRMDRTDRLAQFGFIVITVGNRGGHPARSKWYHNYGYGNLRNYGLADKKAATEQLAYRHKYIDINRVGIHGHSGGGFMTAAAMLTFPDFFKVGVANAGNHENNIYNRWWSEKHHGVKEIADTAGNVTFEYNIDKNSEIAKNLKGHLLITTGEIDNNVHPGNTIRLANALIKANKRFDFFMYPGQRHGYGDMTEYHFWLTGDYFCKHLLGDYDTSIDITPMNNEIERK